A genomic segment from Pseudanabaena sp. FACHB-2040 encodes:
- a CDS encoding TetR-like C-terminal domain-containing protein, giving the protein MGRPIKEKSLTQQDVVNAAIACLDQEGEAALGVNRVARALGIKPPAIYKHLDGNTGLRRAVALAIWRSYLSDCKQQTAGITEPDALLRAGAQLTRNFAQHHPAQYAVMMHYQMRPADPEEAEIIKESLQFLQRSLQLYELNDDALIDIMRLVNAAVYGFIMREQAELMTLSRSSDASYKVMLDALLVAIAHIRQQAT; this is encoded by the coding sequence ATGGGGCGTCCAATCAAAGAGAAATCTCTGACGCAGCAGGATGTAGTAAACGCTGCGATCGCATGTCTCGACCAGGAGGGAGAAGCTGCTCTAGGCGTAAATCGAGTTGCCCGAGCCCTGGGCATTAAGCCGCCTGCTATCTACAAACACCTCGATGGCAATACCGGGCTGCGCAGAGCCGTTGCCCTAGCAATTTGGCGCAGTTACCTATCAGACTGCAAGCAACAAACCGCTGGCATCACAGAGCCCGACGCCTTGCTTCGAGCAGGAGCCCAGCTAACCCGTAATTTTGCCCAGCATCATCCGGCCCAGTATGCGGTGATGATGCACTACCAGATGCGGCCTGCCGACCCCGAAGAAGCGGAGATTATTAAGGAGTCATTACAGTTTCTGCAAAGGTCGCTGCAGCTATATGAATTAAATGACGATGCCCTCATCGATATCATGCGCCTGGTCAACGCTGCAGTTTATGGGTTCATCATGAGGGAGCAGGCAGAATTAATGACGCTCAGCCGATCTTCAGATGCCAGCTATAAGGTCATGCTAGATGCGCTGCTAGTTGCGATCGCTCATATTCGGCAGCAGGCTACTTAA
- a CDS encoding amidase, translating into MTNLAFASAHQLAQMICDRTVSAVEVLEALLTQIAKHNSKLNAICTLDEDRARSRAQEADEALARGDVWGPLHGVPITIKDIFETAGLRTTSGYIPLKDYIPQADATAVARLRAAGAIILGKTNLAELAGDFQSTNSLFPRVNNPWNLGYTAGGSSGGSAAAIAAGLSPLDIGNDIAGSVRQPAHFCGIYSLKPTDRRISTAGMIPEVPGMPYCLRQMMTVGCFARSLEDIRLCFSLLAGADPRRPDVPPVPLDSPSGKTLAHLKLAWADEWAEVPVATDIRSAMQSVAQMLTQAGAQVERWRPPDFDLHHILGLYGKVAAYINIHAQPVDRYNLQRSAKQIYRTATQGDKELRKLGDFSRLLPELLNPSLKGYFEALTEQDHLTAQIDAALEPWDAWLIPVAATPAFTHRPAWTAVEINNKEYPHAVANGAYTMPFNLSGHPAVVIPIGQTQQGLPIGMQIVGKRWREMELLAIAQELDQLVGDFQLPPGY; encoded by the coding sequence ATGACTAACCTCGCTTTTGCCTCGGCCCATCAGCTAGCTCAGATGATTTGCGATCGCACCGTTTCTGCGGTCGAAGTTCTAGAGGCTCTGCTGACCCAGATTGCCAAGCACAACTCAAAGCTGAATGCGATTTGCACCCTGGATGAAGACCGCGCTCGTAGCAGGGCACAAGAGGCTGATGAAGCTCTGGCTAGAGGAGACGTTTGGGGGCCGTTGCACGGTGTCCCAATCACGATCAAAGATATCTTTGAAACGGCAGGGCTCCGCACCACGTCGGGCTACATCCCCTTAAAAGACTACATTCCTCAGGCTGATGCGACGGCTGTGGCTCGGCTGCGAGCTGCAGGGGCCATCATCCTTGGAAAAACGAACCTGGCAGAGCTGGCGGGCGATTTTCAGAGCACCAATTCCCTATTTCCGAGGGTGAACAATCCCTGGAATCTCGGCTATACAGCGGGCGGTAGTTCGGGGGGAAGCGCAGCTGCGATCGCAGCCGGACTTTCTCCATTAGACATCGGGAATGATATTGCCGGATCTGTGCGTCAACCTGCTCACTTCTGCGGAATCTATAGCCTCAAGCCAACCGATCGGCGCATCTCCACGGCAGGCATGATTCCTGAGGTGCCGGGAATGCCCTACTGTCTGAGGCAAATGATGACCGTGGGATGTTTTGCGCGATCGCTCGAAGACATTCGCCTCTGCTTTTCGCTGCTTGCAGGGGCAGATCCGCGTCGCCCTGATGTTCCACCCGTGCCGCTTGATTCGCCTTCTGGCAAGACACTGGCGCATCTTAAATTGGCCTGGGCTGACGAATGGGCCGAGGTTCCAGTGGCTACCGATATTCGATCTGCAATGCAGAGTGTTGCTCAAATGCTGACCCAAGCGGGGGCTCAAGTTGAACGCTGGCGGCCCCCAGACTTTGATCTGCATCACATTCTCGGTCTGTATGGGAAAGTGGCCGCCTACATCAATATCCACGCCCAGCCCGTTGACCGTTACAATCTCCAGCGCAGTGCAAAGCAAATCTATCGCACTGCAACTCAAGGCGATAAGGAACTGCGAAAGCTGGGAGACTTCAGCCGCCTGCTGCCTGAGCTATTAAACCCTAGCTTGAAAGGTTATTTTGAAGCTCTGACTGAGCAAGATCACTTGACAGCCCAGATCGATGCCGCATTGGAACCGTGGGATGCCTGGCTCATTCCCGTGGCTGCAACGCCTGCCTTTACCCACCGCCCTGCCTGGACTGCGGTTGAGATTAACAACAAAGAATATCCCCATGCCGTTGCGAACGGTGCCTACACTATGCCCTTCAACCTGAGCGGTCATCCTGCAGTAGTGATTCCTATTGGGCAGACACAGCAGGGTTTGCCGATTGGGATGCAGATTGTAGGCAAGCGCTGGCGAGAGATGGAGCTACTTGCGATCGCACAAGAACTCGATCAGCTGGTGGGGGATTTTCAGCTGCCGCCAGGCTATTGA
- a CDS encoding MarR family transcriptional regulator, whose product MNSDPVDAILAQWQKERPDLDVSPMGIVGRVGRLSKYLDRAIQETFSDFGLNAGEFDVLATLRRSGQPYQLSPTELFNTLMVSSGTMTHRIDRLEQADLVKRTPDPSDRRGTLIELTDKGFNLIEKAVEAHVANEHRLLAVLEDAERDALTQLLRKLLTSFETY is encoded by the coding sequence ATGAATTCCGATCCAGTCGATGCGATTTTGGCTCAATGGCAGAAAGAGCGCCCTGACCTGGATGTGTCACCTATGGGCATCGTCGGAAGGGTAGGGCGGCTGTCTAAATATTTAGATCGAGCCATTCAAGAGACGTTTTCGGACTTTGGCTTGAATGCTGGGGAATTTGACGTGTTGGCGACCCTGCGTCGCTCTGGTCAGCCGTACCAGCTTTCACCAACCGAGCTATTCAATACTTTGATGGTTTCATCCGGCACGATGACGCATCGGATTGATCGCTTAGAGCAAGCTGACCTGGTGAAGCGCACACCTGATCCAAGCGATCGTCGAGGGACACTAATTGAGTTAACTGACAAGGGTTTCAACCTTATTGAAAAAGCTGTTGAGGCCCATGTTGCCAATGAGCATCGCCTTCTTGCTGTTTTAGAGGATGCGGAACGTGACGCGCTGACTCAGTTGCTGCGTAAGCTGCTAACTTCGTTTGAGACGTATTGA
- a CDS encoding helix-turn-helix domain-containing protein has protein sequence MNGKQGKKTTSVAAMVEYVVGCKWSIQILTLIYRGIDRPGAITRSIDGLTTKVQNDCLSKLVRFGILKKISYPEIPPRVEYKLTDFGQRFIAILDMVEALQREIDESTI, from the coding sequence ATGAACGGAAAGCAAGGTAAAAAAACGACTTCAGTTGCCGCAATGGTGGAGTACGTTGTTGGTTGCAAGTGGTCAATTCAAATTCTCACCTTGATTTATCGGGGTATTGATCGCCCTGGAGCAATTACACGCTCCATTGATGGGCTGACAACAAAGGTGCAGAACGACTGTCTAAGCAAACTGGTTCGGTTCGGCATTTTGAAAAAGATTTCCTACCCAGAGATTCCACCCCGAGTTGAATACAAGCTGACCGACTTTGGGCAACGCTTCATTGCAATTTTGGATATGGTTGAAGCGTTGCAGCGTGAAATAGACGAATCGACGATATGA
- a CDS encoding SDR family NAD(P)-dependent oxidoreductase gives MYQAFKQQQTLIIGGSSGIGQAVAEILLTEGATVTVVGRNSG, from the coding sequence ATGTACCAAGCATTTAAGCAGCAACAAACATTAATCATTGGGGGCAGCAGCGGTATCGGGCAGGCAGTTGCAGAAATTCTTTTGACTGAAGGTGCAACTGTAACCGTCGTTGGGCGAAATTCTGGGTAG
- a CDS encoding IS1 family transposase, producing MNCPKCQSPQIIKYGHTHYGKPRFRCQDCGRQFVEGATRQPIDETTRQLIDKLLLERLALAAIARVTGVSQRWLQMYVNQKFYQTPRTIEVTQKNRDG from the coding sequence ATGAACTGTCCTAAGTGCCAATCTCCTCAAATCATCAAATACGGACATACCCATTACGGCAAACCCCGATTCCGGTGCCAGGATTGTGGACGGCAATTCGTTGAGGGGGCAACCCGGCAACCGATCGATGAGACGACTCGCCAATTGATTGATAAGTTGTTGCTCGAACGCCTAGCACTGGCAGCGATTGCACGGGTGACGGGTGTTTCTCAACGGTGGTTGCAAATGTATGTCAATCAGAAGTTCTACCAAACGCCGAGAACCATCGAAGTCACCCAAAAAAACCGGGACGGCTGA
- a CDS encoding EamA family transporter encodes MKTAPARLSDILLTALAPITWGTTYFVATELLPPNHPLLVAALRSLPIGLLLTAWFRQLPKGIWWWRILLLGSLNIGIFQALLFIAAYRLPGGVAATAGAIQPLLVVLFSWTLLNEKPSKLSIVAAIVGFIGVGLLVLGPAARLDSIGIIAAIAGAVTMGLGTVLVKRWKRPVSLLVFTAWQLTVGGLVLLPIALIVEGPITQISTTNLLGFVYLGLVGTGLAYALWFRGIDKLKASAVSYLGLMSPLVATLIGFIFLGQTFTPIQLVGIAIVLVSVVIGQQTNQFSRRARKRLKSKLRK; translated from the coding sequence ATGAAGACAGCCCCTGCTCGCTTGTCCGACATTTTGCTGACCGCGTTGGCCCCGATAACCTGGGGAACGACCTATTTTGTGGCGACTGAACTCCTACCGCCCAACCATCCCCTGCTGGTGGCTGCTTTGCGATCGCTACCCATAGGTCTTCTGCTCACCGCCTGGTTTAGGCAGTTGCCTAAAGGGATTTGGTGGTGGCGCATTTTGCTCTTGGGCAGCCTCAATATCGGCATCTTTCAAGCGCTACTGTTCATAGCTGCTTATCGCCTTCCGGGTGGTGTTGCGGCAACAGCAGGCGCGATCCAGCCCTTATTAGTCGTATTGTTTTCCTGGACACTACTGAATGAAAAGCCATCTAAGCTGTCGATTGTGGCAGCGATCGTTGGCTTCATCGGCGTCGGCCTGCTGGTTCTCGGCCCGGCCGCCCGCCTGGATAGTATTGGCATTATTGCCGCGATTGCCGGAGCCGTAACAATGGGTCTAGGAACGGTGCTGGTAAAACGGTGGAAGCGCCCAGTCTCCCTACTTGTGTTTACAGCGTGGCAGTTAACAGTGGGCGGACTCGTTCTACTGCCAATTGCCCTAATCGTCGAAGGGCCAATAACCCAGATCTCAACAACCAACCTGCTAGGCTTTGTTTATCTGGGCTTAGTCGGTACTGGGCTCGCCTATGCGCTTTGGTTTCGGGGAATTGATAAGCTCAAAGCTTCGGCGGTCTCATATCTGGGGTTAATGAGTCCTCTAGTCGCAACGCTCATCGGATTTATTTTCCTAGGCCAAACGTTCACGCCAATTCAGCTGGTTGGCATTGCGATCGTGCTAGTGAGCGTTGTGATCGGACAACAGACCAATCAATTCAGCCGACGCGCGCGTAAGCGGCTCAAGTCAAAGCTTCGAAAATAG
- a CDS encoding GNAT family N-acetyltransferase, giving the protein MEVVLASFEHLAELSDLFDQYRVFYQQPTDLAAATKFLQDRFKNEDSTLLAAIENGSLAGFTQLYPSFSSVAMKRIWILNDLFVAPPFRKQGVAKLLMLAAEKYARESEAARIVLSTQISNATAQSLYQSLGYCRDEEFYHYALHL; this is encoded by the coding sequence ATGGAAGTTGTCTTAGCTAGTTTTGAACATCTCGCAGAATTGTCAGACCTGTTTGATCAGTACCGCGTTTTTTACCAGCAGCCCACAGATCTTGCAGCCGCGACGAAGTTCCTTCAAGACCGCTTTAAAAACGAGGACTCTACTCTGCTTGCCGCGATTGAAAACGGGTCTTTGGCTGGGTTTACCCAGCTTTACCCCAGTTTCTCTTCGGTTGCGATGAAGCGCATCTGGATTCTCAACGATCTGTTTGTGGCACCTCCTTTTAGGAAACAAGGAGTTGCTAAGCTATTGATGCTTGCGGCCGAGAAGTACGCAAGAGAAAGTGAGGCAGCCCGAATCGTTTTATCTACTCAAATATCTAATGCTACCGCTCAGTCTCTCTACCAATCTTTGGGATACTGCAGAGACGAGGAATTCTATCACTATGCGCTGCATCTGTAG